The Streptomyces noursei ATCC 11455 sequence AGCAGCAGCACGCCGGCGAAACCGGCCATCAGCAGCAGCGTCAGCAGCGCGGCCAGCACCCCGCCGGGCGCGGCCCCGGCGAGCAGCGCGACCGTGCCGACCACCAGAACCGCCACCACGGACGCGGCGATCTTCCAGTCGTCGCCGATGACGAAGGCGTACCAGAAACGGGCGAAGCCCTTGGCGAGGGTCGGGACGTTCACGGGGCTCCTCGGTCGATGCGGTCGGATGCGGTCGGGTGCGGACGGGGCCCGGCGACGGCCGGCGCGATCCGGATCAGCAGTCGGCTGACGCCGAACCAGGCCGCGATCAGCACCGGGATCGCCCGGTCGTGGCCGAGCCACGCGAGGCTCTGCCCGCCGGGTGCGAAGACGCCGAGCCCGGCCACGGCCCAGTAGGTGCCGAAGCCGGCCAGCAGCAGTCCGACACCGTACTTGAGGGTGTTCTCGGGGACGCGGGAGAGCGGTCGGTGGGCGAAGAACCCGGCGATCGCCACACAGACCGCGGCGACGGCCGCGGTGCCGGCGGCCACCGGCACGTCGTGGGCGCTGGTGCCGAAGGTGATCACGATGAAGACGATCTCCACCCCCTCCAGGAAGACGCCCTTGAGCGAGACCGTGAACGCGAACCAGTCCAGGCCGAAACGGGTGGTCCGGCCGGCACCCAGGGCCGCGGAGGTCTGCTCGGCGAAGGCCGACTCCTCGTCGTGGTGCGGCTTGAGCCCCGCGCCGCGGAGGACCGCCTTGCGCAGCCACTGCAGGCCGAAGACCAGCAGCAGGGCGCCCACGGTCAGTTGGAGCGCCGCCTTGGGCAGCCAGGTGGCCAGGGCGTAGCCCGCCGCGACGGTGAAGACCGCGAGGGCCGCGGCGGCGGCCGCGGTGCCGGCCCAGGCGGACTTCCAGCCGCGGGTCATGCCCATCGCCATGACGATGGTCAGCGCCTCCACCGCCTCGACCACCGAGGCGAGAAAGACCGCCGCCACGAGTCCGTATGTCGCGCCCATCCAGGCGCCTCCTCCCACGGGACGGTGCCGGCCCGGGATGCCGCACAGGGGCCGTGCGGGGGCGCGGGCCGCTGTGCCCAGTGTGGCGCGCCCACCGGCCCCCGGCACACCGTCGCGCAGTTCGCCCTTTTTGCGGCGCGGCGACTACACCTGTTACGGCACGCTGATCGGACACCCGCCCCGGCTGGTCGCGCCGCCGCCGGCCAACCAGGCGGGGGCGGCCTACGAGTCCGTCAGCCCGGTGCGCGCCTGAGACCGGCGCGGTCCGGACGTGCCTCCTCCGCCAACGCCTGGTTCAGCTCCACGACGTTGACGTACGGCTGGCCGAGGAAGCCCAGGTCCCGCCCGTGCAGCTGTCGGGTGACCAGGCGCCGGACCCGGGCGGGGGTCAGCCGGCGGGCCCGCGCCACGCGCCGGACCTGCTGGTACGCGTAGGCCGGGGAGATCGCCGGGTCGAGGCCGGAGCCGCTGCCGGTGACGGCGTCCGCCGGGACGGCCGCCGGGGGTACGCCGTCGAACGCGGCGAGCGCGGCGCGGCGGGCCCGGACGGTCGCGGTGAGCAGCGGATTGGTGGGGCCGAGGTTGCTGGCGCCGGAGTTGCCGGGGTCGTAGCCGCCGGCGGACGGCCGGGGTTGGAACCAGCCGGGGTCGGGGCGCGGAACCTCGTGCGGGTCGCCGGGGTGGCGCGCGGGGAGGGCGAAGTTCTGGCCGATCAGGCGCGAGGCCACGGTGGTGCCGTGCGTCGTCAGCAGGGAGCCGTTGGCCTGTTCGGCGAGGCCGGCCTGGGCGATGCCGGTGACGAGGAGGGGGTAGCCGATGCCGGTGATCACGGTGAGCGCGAGCAGGATCCGCAGCGCCGCCAGATGGTGGCGGAGTGCGGTGGGAAGGGTGGTGCGCGCCATGGATCCCCTCGTGTCTCGTCGTCGGCCGGTCAGCGCAGTCCGGGGATGAACTGGATGAGCAGATCGAGCAGTTTGATGCCGAGGAACGGCAGGACGAGCCCGCCGAGCCCGTAGACCCGGATGTTGCGGCCGAGGAGTTCGGAGGCGGAGGACGGGCGGTAGCGCACCCCGCGCAGCGCGAGCGGGATCAGCGCGACGATGATCAGCGCGTTGAAGACGATCGCGGAGGTGATCGCCGAGGACGGGCTGTGCAGCCGCATGATGTTGAGGGTGTCCAGGCCGGGGTAGGCCACGGCGAACATCGCCGGGATGATCGCGAAGTACTTGGCGACGTCGTTGGCGATCGAGAAGGTGGTCAACGCGCCCCGGGTGATGAGGAGTTGCTTGCCGATCTCGACGATCTCGATGAGCTTGGTCGGGTTGGAGTCGAGGTCGACCATGTTCCCGGCCTCCTTGGCGGCCGAGGTGCCGGTGTTCATCGCCACGCCCACGTCCGCCTGGGCCAGTGCCGGGGCGTCGTTCGTCCCGTCACCGGTCATCGCGACGAGTTTGCCGCCCTCCTGCTCCCGCCTGATCAGCGCCATCTTGTCCTCGGGCGCGGCCTCGGCGAGGAAGTCGTCCACCCCCGCCTCCTGGGCGATGGCGTGGGCGGTGAGCGGGTTGTCGCCGGTGATCATGACGGTCGTGATGCCCATCCGGCGCAGCCGGTCGAACCGGTCGCGCATGCCCTCCTTGACGACGTCCTTGAGGTGGACGACGCCCAGCACGCGGGCGTCCGACGCCCCGCCGTGCCGGGTCACCTGGCCGACGACCAGCGGCGTCCCGCCGCTCGCGGCGATGCCGTCGACGACCTGCCCGACGTCCGCGGTGGGGTGCCCGCCGTTGTCGCGGACCCAGCGCATCACCGCGGTCGCCGCGCCCTTGCGCAGCGAGCGGCGCTCCCGTGGGTCGTCGAGGTCGACGCC is a genomic window containing:
- a CDS encoding COG4280 domain-containing protein, producing MGATYGLVAAVFLASVVEAVEALTIVMAMGMTRGWKSAWAGTAAAAAALAVFTVAAGYALATWLPKAALQLTVGALLLVFGLQWLRKAVLRGAGLKPHHDEESAFAEQTSAALGAGRTTRFGLDWFAFTVSLKGVFLEGVEIVFIVITFGTSAHDVPVAAGTAAVAAVCVAIAGFFAHRPLSRVPENTLKYGVGLLLAGFGTYWAVAGLGVFAPGGQSLAWLGHDRAIPVLIAAWFGVSRLLIRIAPAVAGPRPHPTASDRIDRGAP
- the kdpC gene encoding potassium-transporting ATPase subunit KdpC — translated: MARTTLPTALRHHLAALRILLALTVITGIGYPLLVTGIAQAGLAEQANGSLLTTHGTTVASRLIGQNFALPARHPGDPHEVPRPDPGWFQPRPSAGGYDPGNSGASNLGPTNPLLTATVRARRAALAAFDGVPPAAVPADAVTGSGSGLDPAISPAYAYQQVRRVARARRLTPARVRRLVTRQLHGRDLGFLGQPYVNVVELNQALAEEARPDRAGLRRAPG